A genome region from bacterium SCSIO 12844 includes the following:
- the waaF gene encoding lipopolysaccharide heptosyltransferase II — translation MNKRNYYLIIGPSWIGDMIMSQSLYRLLKLNDPDCLIDVLAPKSTYDLVQFMPEVNEVILAPFKRKKLGFSDRRLLGKSLKGKGYTHAIVLPNSWKSALVVLFAKIKHRIGFKGESRYLLLNDLRHLDKEKLPLMIERFCVLGIGKKDLLPSKLPWPKLKFDQVQVNKISQKFGFDDRSYQKLIAFCPGAEYGPAKRWPENYFAQTAAQLAKEGYKILLLGGPGDKEISDKILTEYEKIVTDEFKNHLIDLVAKTKITEVVGLLSKVKAVLTNDTGLMHIASAFERPTLVIYGSSSAGFTPPLNNKAESIYLDLECRPCFKRTCPLVHMNCLNQLTPQMVLDKFKNISE, via the coding sequence ATGAATAAAAGAAATTATTATTTAATTATTGGGCCTAGTTGGATTGGTGATATGATTATGTCCCAATCGCTTTATCGTCTTTTAAAATTAAATGACCCTGACTGTTTAATTGATGTTTTAGCACCTAAGTCAACCTATGATTTAGTTCAATTTATGCCAGAAGTAAATGAAGTAATCTTAGCACCATTTAAACGTAAAAAGCTCGGATTTAGTGATCGCAGGCTACTAGGTAAATCACTAAAAGGAAAAGGCTATACACATGCAATTGTATTACCTAATTCATGGAAGTCTGCTCTAGTTGTATTATTTGCCAAAATAAAGCATCGTATTGGTTTTAAAGGTGAGAGTCGTTATTTATTGCTTAATGATTTACGTCACTTAGATAAAGAAAAACTACCTTTAATGATTGAGCGCTTTTGCGTATTAGGTATTGGTAAAAAGGATCTATTACCTAGCAAATTGCCTTGGCCTAAGCTTAAATTTGATCAAGTACAAGTAAATAAAATATCACAAAAATTTGGCTTTGATGATCGTAGTTATCAAAAACTTATTGCATTTTGTCCTGGTGCTGAATATGGCCCAGCAAAGCGATGGCCAGAGAACTATTTTGCACAAACGGCAGCTCAATTAGCAAAAGAAGGCTATAAAATATTACTCTTAGGTGGGCCAGGTGATAAAGAAATCTCAGATAAAATCCTTACAGAGTATGAAAAAATAGTAACCGATGAATTTAAAAATCATTTGATTGATTTGGTAGCTAAAACAAAGATTACTGAAGTCGTTGGTTTACTATCAAAAGTTAAGGCCGTGTTAACCAATGATACAGGGTTAATGCATATTGCTAGCGCATTTGAGCGACCAACCTTGGTTATTTATGGTTCATCTTCAGCAGGCTTTACCCCGCCGTTAAATAACAAGGCTGAGAGTATTTATCTTGATCTTGAGTGTCGTCCTTGTTTCAAGCGTACTTGCCCATTAGTCCATATGAACTGCTTAAATCAATTAACACCACAGATGGTGTTAGATAAATTTAAAAATATTAGTGAATAG
- a CDS encoding cold-shock protein: MATGTVKFFNHEKGFGFIKPEDGSKDLFVHKSNVEGMINDNDQVEYEVTTTQKGPAAVNVRKI, translated from the coding sequence ATGGCAACTGGTACAGTAAAATTTTTTAATCACGAAAAAGGCTTTGGATTTATTAAACCAGAAGATGGCTCTAAAGATTTGTTCGTACACAAAAGTAACGTTGAAGGCATGATTAATGATAATGATCAAGTCGAGTATGAAGTTACAACAACTCAAAAAGGCCCTGCTGCCGTTAATGTAAGAAAAATCTAA
- a CDS encoding beta-ketoacyl-ACP synthase 3 has translation MDDNLMTEEMSTPIKDQQRINTLLNIYRYMLLSREGDHMEAELVNSGEANFLASSKGHEGAAILAPMFQPQDYLHCHYRDKALMLARGLSSEMFFLSALCKANAHSHGRQMVSHMSAPELNIMSIVGPVGNSALQAAGVAHVLKEKDKKAVVLCAIGDGTTQQGEVTEAIAEAKRSQLPVLFFIHDNGLAISTRTEGKTFFSLPDHAQASQYYDIPITYLDGSKALEHYDELKNIVDDIRANQQPGIVVFKVNRLDNHSNADNQKLYRSNDEISGSFDDDPLIHAKSYLISLGVEPEILDQMAVEVKNEVQNAVNKARQDDEPEATFTAERPLSEELKPSAAEYRGDFTSIDRLSMLEAMRETFKHHLLTNENVCLLGEDIEDGKGDVFGITRGLSTQFPGRVINTALSESTITGLASGMALAGKQPVAFIQFADFMPLAYNQIFTELGTMYWRSHGQWENPVIVFAACGGYRPGLGPFHSQTNEATYAHIPGIDVYMPSNASDAVGMLNAAFKSKRPCVFLYPKKLLNNASIEDTTSHDVDKQLVPIGKARIVQPGNDITLVGWGNTVSLCQEVAAALSEVNITAEVIDLRTVKPIDKETLLASAEKTKRLIVTHEDNHSCGVGAEVIASVIENSNEVIRARRITRADTYTPCNYANQLEVLPSFETILTTACDLLDLNIQWQIDQQDEAGYFTVEVIGASPSDESVLISEIHIKEGDEIKASDKIVDIEASKSAGEILSPHQGVVEQIYVNESETALVGSPLIRIKLAEGSKGQSQIVKKHAIITKKATEVASKTELLAHSQQSLNLLVGISKPVYRTGSRQVLNGELLKHFPNHSHQDIVDRTGIENRYWLKDGESVVDLAYEATIEIFNQHQLKLSDIDLILCATCTPEVYQSPAVATQVLEKLYTNFGEHHITAYDLNAACSGYIYALNHAKDFLKSRPKAQVLLLTAEALSKYVDPTDFDTAFLFGDAATATIITGEEHIGDATAIVEQTLLTATAKPAEVINVPTNKASGIALKGGMLFTSAVKTMSQVMHDCCENAKLDLHDFDLIVPHQANLRISAAIEKRLKLAPGTLYSNIERFGNTSSCTIPIALSETLNDLKANEKVALCAFGAGFTAGAAILTKK, from the coding sequence ATGGATGACAACTTAATGACTGAAGAAATGTCTACACCAATTAAAGATCAACAGAGAATTAATACACTGCTAAATATATATCGCTATATGTTATTATCTCGTGAAGGCGATCATATGGAAGCCGAGTTAGTTAATAGTGGTGAAGCTAACTTTTTAGCCTCCAGTAAAGGCCATGAAGGCGCTGCCATATTAGCACCTATGTTTCAACCACAAGATTACCTACATTGCCATTATCGTGATAAAGCATTAATGTTAGCAAGAGGCCTTTCATCTGAGATGTTCTTTTTAAGTGCATTATGCAAAGCAAATGCGCACTCGCATGGACGTCAAATGGTTTCGCATATGTCTGCGCCAGAATTAAATATTATGAGCATTGTCGGCCCTGTGGGAAATAGTGCATTGCAAGCTGCAGGTGTGGCACATGTTTTAAAAGAAAAAGATAAAAAAGCTGTTGTATTATGTGCTATTGGTGATGGCACCACACAACAAGGTGAAGTAACAGAAGCCATAGCAGAGGCTAAGCGCAGTCAATTACCTGTACTTTTCTTTATTCATGATAACGGTTTAGCCATATCCACGCGCACAGAGGGTAAGACATTTTTCTCCTTACCCGATCATGCGCAAGCTAGCCAATACTATGATATTCCAATTACATACCTTGATGGCTCCAAAGCACTTGAACACTATGATGAATTAAAAAATATTGTTGATGATATACGAGCCAATCAACAACCTGGCATTGTTGTATTTAAAGTTAATCGACTAGATAATCATTCCAATGCAGATAATCAAAAACTATATCGAAGCAATGATGAAATATCAGGAAGTTTTGATGATGACCCACTTATTCATGCTAAAAGCTATTTAATTTCATTGGGTGTTGAACCTGAAATTTTAGATCAGATGGCAGTTGAAGTTAAAAATGAAGTACAGAACGCCGTTAATAAAGCACGCCAAGATGATGAACCTGAAGCAACCTTTACTGCTGAACGCCCACTTAGCGAAGAATTAAAACCATCAGCTGCAGAATACCGAGGTGATTTTACATCAATTGACCGCTTAAGTATGTTAGAGGCAATGCGTGAAACATTTAAGCATCATTTATTAACTAACGAAAATGTATGCCTATTGGGTGAGGATATTGAAGATGGTAAAGGAGATGTCTTTGGCATTACTCGAGGCCTCTCGACTCAATTCCCAGGAAGAGTAATTAATACAGCATTATCAGAATCAACCATTACCGGATTAGCATCTGGCATGGCGCTTGCAGGCAAACAACCTGTTGCTTTCATTCAGTTTGCTGATTTTATGCCTTTGGCATACAACCAAATCTTTACTGAACTAGGCACCATGTATTGGCGCAGTCATGGACAATGGGAAAACCCTGTGATTGTTTTTGCAGCCTGCGGTGGTTATCGTCCAGGCCTTGGCCCATTCCACTCTCAAACAAACGAAGCAACTTATGCACATATTCCAGGTATTGATGTTTATATGCCATCGAATGCATCTGATGCTGTTGGTATGCTAAATGCCGCATTTAAATCTAAGCGTCCGTGTGTATTTCTATACCCTAAAAAGCTACTAAATAATGCATCCATTGAAGATACAACTTCCCACGATGTTGACAAACAGCTAGTACCTATCGGTAAAGCACGTATTGTTCAACCAGGCAATGACATTACCTTAGTTGGTTGGGGAAATACCGTATCTTTATGCCAAGAAGTCGCAGCAGCCTTATCAGAAGTTAACATAACGGCTGAAGTCATTGACTTACGAACAGTTAAGCCCATTGATAAAGAAACACTACTTGCTTCGGCTGAAAAGACTAAACGCTTAATTGTCACACATGAGGACAACCATAGTTGTGGTGTTGGTGCTGAGGTTATTGCTTCTGTGATAGAAAACTCAAACGAGGTAATTCGTGCTCGACGTATTACAAGAGCAGATACCTACACACCGTGTAATTATGCCAATCAACTTGAAGTGTTACCATCCTTTGAAACCATTTTAACGACTGCTTGTGATTTATTAGATCTAAATATTCAGTGGCAAATTGATCAACAAGATGAAGCTGGTTACTTTACCGTTGAAGTGATTGGCGCAAGCCCTTCAGATGAAAGTGTCTTAATCTCAGAAATTCATATTAAAGAAGGCGATGAAATTAAAGCCTCTGATAAAATTGTTGATATTGAAGCATCCAAATCAGCTGGTGAAATTTTGTCACCACACCAAGGTGTTGTAGAACAAATTTATGTCAATGAATCTGAAACGGCATTAGTTGGCTCACCATTAATTCGCATTAAACTTGCAGAAGGCTCAAAAGGCCAAAGCCAAATTGTCAAAAAACACGCAATCATAACTAAAAAAGCAACTGAAGTAGCATCAAAAACTGAACTTTTAGCACATTCGCAGCAGTCACTTAATTTACTTGTTGGCATTTCCAAGCCTGTTTATCGTACAGGCAGCCGTCAAGTACTTAATGGTGAGCTTTTAAAACATTTCCCTAACCATAGCCATCAAGATATTGTAGATCGAACTGGAATTGAGAATCGCTACTGGTTAAAAGATGGTGAGAGTGTCGTTGATTTAGCTTATGAAGCAACCATTGAAATATTTAATCAACATCAACTAAAACTTAGTGATATTGATCTTATTTTATGTGCCACTTGTACGCCAGAAGTATACCAATCACCTGCAGTTGCAACGCAAGTTTTAGAAAAACTATACACAAATTTTGGTGAGCATCATATTACTGCGTATGATCTTAATGCTGCTTGTAGTGGTTATATCTATGCATTAAACCATGCAAAAGATTTCTTAAAATCAAGACCAAAAGCACAAGTCTTATTACTAACTGCTGAAGCACTATCTAAGTATGTTGATCCAACTGACTTTGATACTGCATTTTTATTTGGTGATGCAGCAACAGCTACAATTATTACAGGTGAAGAACACATTGGTGATGCAACAGCAATCGTTGAGCAAACATTACTAACTGCTACTGCTAAACCAGCAGAGGTAATTAATGTTCCAACGAATAAAGCTTCTGGTATTGCATTAAAAGGTGGTATGTTATTCACATCTGCTGTTAAGACCATGTCACAAGTGATGCATGACTGCTGTGAGAACGCCAAACTTGATTTACATGATTTCGATTTAATTGTTCCACACCAAGCAAATTTACGTATTTCAGCAGCCATTGAAAAACGCTTAAAGCTTGCTCCAGGCACTTTATATAGTAATATTGAGCGCTTTGGTAACACCTCTTCTTGTACAATCCCAATTGCATTATCAGAGACCTTAAACGACTTAAAAGCAAATGAAAAAGTTGCGCTTTGTGCCTTTGGCGCAGGCTTTACAGCAGGTGCAGCTATTCTTACAAAAAAGTAG
- a CDS encoding DJ-1/PfpI family protein, whose product MMTKNLGIVIYDFVQPMDVFGPWEVFSVWKNILNVPINLYLVSENEQQIHCDDKITLNAHCTFDNAPDFDYFIVPGGKGRLEQSKNAKLLDFIKKQANHCEFLLSVCTGMFLLYHAGLLKDKPVTTYWRAVPEIQALKDIKFCGERIVKSGKIWTAGGISSGIDLALELIASIAGKETAGKVQLLFEYFPERLSYCNLETKNQLPDYAPNVSSKATDLPQYIKDYINS is encoded by the coding sequence ATGATGACTAAAAATCTCGGCATTGTTATTTATGATTTTGTTCAGCCTATGGATGTTTTTGGCCCTTGGGAAGTTTTTTCAGTATGGAAAAATATACTTAACGTTCCTATCAATCTATATTTAGTTTCTGAAAATGAGCAACAAATACACTGTGATGATAAAATTACTTTAAATGCTCATTGCACTTTTGATAATGCACCTGACTTTGACTATTTTATTGTACCAGGTGGCAAAGGGCGCCTTGAACAGTCAAAAAATGCTAAACTACTCGATTTTATTAAAAAACAAGCAAATCACTGTGAATTTTTATTATCTGTTTGTACTGGTATGTTTTTACTTTATCATGCTGGATTATTAAAAGATAAACCAGTGACAACCTATTGGCGGGCTGTCCCTGAAATTCAAGCTTTAAAAGATATAAAGTTTTGTGGTGAACGTATTGTTAAATCAGGAAAAATTTGGACAGCAGGCGGAATTTCCAGTGGTATTGACTTAGCCCTTGAGTTAATTGCATCAATTGCTGGCAAAGAAACAGCAGGTAAAGTTCAGCTACTATTTGAATATTTCCCAGAGCGTTTGAGCTATTGTAATTTAGAGACAAAAAATCAGTTGCCAGACTATGCTCCTAACGTAAGTAGTAAAGCGACAGATTTGCCTCAATATATTAAGGATTATATTAATTCTTAA
- a CDS encoding Hsp70 family protein, whose product MQNRYLIGIDLGTTNIALSYYDLKKPNQPIQLFKIPQIVAPGQIAELTLLPAYYLYAKDALFKLSDVVMPWQKSKAIIGHLAKELASNYPNLSISSAKSYLSHPVMNIESPFLPLGSHEVDAKISPFEVIIHYLDYLKGAWNHQYPNDLLENQVVVITIPASFNDQARQSTLKAATSTGFKHVKLLEEPIAAFYHWLNTHNLADEQIDQTVSELALVLDIGGGTSDFSLIQLQLSPNGPSLNRIATGKHLLVGGDNMDCFLLQQLIKQTQQSLKRHYQNQWLNQIQQAKETLFSQIHTDHNTQSINISFNFKKSKLIAKTESVLLDQSHLEQLLDGFFPKVSLEGLTPQKTTTGLRQFGLAFESNPQITAHIADFLYQNQKEARDALNIKDNHSIPIPQVILFNGGIFHCQLFTQRITEIIDSWREVKSEPTEVLYNDEPSLAVAYGACSYLKAKHEKSLTIQAGSRSNYFIQVSDKMGLCILTKGTPEGHINQITKHPLKLQSNQLLRFPLFLNDQNTYDIETLTEIDDQFNYVGSVITELKSQSSNHCATLSSELNEAGILSLMIYDQNNKAHPLEFNLTNQAYQSQILPKAKNDDETKFNETKIAAIKQQLETFFSDKTIGIATIKQRLNHISGDIHQWPIHFAREIWDILFEIRYLRFKRPEAEQYFYYLTGLLLNPGFGEYKDNQRIEKAYELYDKGIEYVKHNACISSFWVMWRRLAPGLSAKMQTSLYQKIKHALLTKHDYLSQKNLIALDEKIRLVSVLEKLPMHQRIELGNQLIKLISQKPLNSLYWWALGRIGNRQPISINPQELIPTDSIESWLEQLIPIAISVKKHKKHTKLIVHALILIARKLDDDYYQLDSIYEQKLIHLFNKLKAEHNQVELIKSVNQLDIDTSRYLYGNDLPLGLTL is encoded by the coding sequence TTGCAGAATCGTTATCTTATTGGTATTGATTTAGGAACGACTAATATTGCTTTAAGCTACTATGATCTAAAAAAACCAAATCAACCGATTCAACTGTTTAAAATCCCTCAAATAGTTGCCCCTGGACAAATAGCAGAATTAACATTACTACCGGCTTATTATCTTTATGCCAAAGATGCGCTTTTTAAACTTAGTGATGTTGTAATGCCTTGGCAAAAATCCAAAGCAATTATTGGCCATCTGGCTAAAGAACTTGCTAGTAATTACCCAAATTTAAGCATTTCAAGTGCCAAAAGTTACTTATCACACCCAGTGATGAATATTGAGTCTCCATTTCTACCACTTGGTAGCCATGAAGTTGATGCAAAAATTTCTCCTTTTGAAGTAATCATTCATTATTTAGACTATCTAAAAGGTGCTTGGAATCATCAATACCCAAATGACTTATTGGAAAATCAAGTTGTTGTTATTACCATACCGGCATCGTTTAATGATCAAGCACGTCAGTCAACGTTGAAAGCAGCCACATCGACAGGCTTTAAGCACGTTAAGCTATTAGAAGAACCCATTGCAGCTTTTTATCACTGGTTAAATACACACAACTTAGCTGATGAACAAATAGATCAAACCGTTAGTGAGCTTGCTTTAGTATTAGATATTGGCGGAGGCACATCAGATTTTAGCTTAATTCAATTACAACTATCACCAAATGGACCAAGCCTAAATCGAATTGCAACAGGCAAACATTTATTAGTTGGTGGTGATAATATGGACTGCTTTTTATTACAGCAATTAATAAAGCAAACACAGCAATCATTAAAACGCCATTACCAAAATCAATGGCTTAATCAAATTCAACAAGCTAAAGAAACATTATTTAGTCAAATACACACAGATCATAACACGCAATCAATTAATATTAGCTTTAACTTCAAAAAATCAAAGCTTATTGCAAAGACTGAATCTGTCTTATTAGATCAAAGTCACTTAGAACAGTTACTTGATGGTTTCTTTCCTAAAGTTTCACTGGAAGGTTTAACACCTCAAAAAACAACGACAGGATTAAGGCAGTTTGGTTTAGCATTTGAATCAAATCCTCAAATTACAGCCCATATTGCAGATTTTCTATATCAGAATCAAAAAGAAGCAAGAGATGCTTTAAACATTAAAGATAACCATAGCATTCCTATCCCACAAGTTATACTTTTTAACGGTGGGATATTCCATTGCCAATTATTTACTCAGCGTATAACAGAAATTATCGATAGTTGGCGAGAAGTTAAATCAGAACCAACTGAGGTTTTATATAATGATGAACCTTCACTTGCTGTCGCCTATGGTGCTTGTAGCTATTTAAAAGCTAAACATGAAAAATCACTGACAATCCAAGCAGGCTCCAGATCAAACTACTTTATTCAAGTTAGTGATAAAATGGGTTTATGTATTCTAACAAAAGGTACACCAGAAGGTCATATCAATCAAATTACAAAACACCCTTTAAAATTACAATCTAATCAATTATTACGCTTTCCTCTATTTTTAAATGATCAAAATACATATGACATTGAAACACTAACTGAAATAGATGATCAATTTAACTATGTAGGCTCTGTTATTACAGAATTGAAAAGCCAATCAAGTAATCATTGTGCGACCTTATCCTCAGAGCTAAATGAAGCTGGTATTTTAAGTTTAATGATCTATGATCAAAATAATAAAGCCCATCCTTTAGAATTTAATTTAACCAATCAAGCTTATCAGAGTCAAATTTTACCTAAAGCAAAAAATGATGACGAAACTAAATTTAATGAAACTAAAATAGCCGCAATTAAACAACAACTAGAAACGTTCTTTTCTGATAAAACAATTGGCATTGCTACAATTAAACAGCGATTAAATCATATTAGTGGCGATATTCATCAATGGCCGATACACTTTGCTCGTGAAATCTGGGATATTTTATTTGAGATAAGATATTTACGCTTTAAGCGACCTGAGGCAGAGCAATACTTTTATTATTTAACAGGCTTGTTATTAAACCCTGGATTTGGTGAATATAAAGATAACCAGCGTATTGAGAAAGCCTATGAACTTTACGATAAAGGTATTGAGTATGTTAAACATAATGCCTGTATTAGTAGTTTTTGGGTGATGTGGCGACGCCTTGCTCCAGGCCTAAGTGCTAAAATGCAAACGTCACTTTATCAAAAAATAAAACACGCACTTTTAACAAAACATGATTATCTATCGCAAAAAAACTTAATTGCTCTTGATGAAAAAATACGTCTTGTAAGCGTATTAGAAAAATTACCCATGCATCAACGTATCGAACTTGGTAATCAACTAATTAAACTGATTAGCCAAAAACCATTAAACTCGCTTTACTGGTGGGCTTTAGGCCGCATTGGTAACCGCCAGCCGATTTCAATTAACCCCCAAGAATTAATACCTACAGATAGTATTGAATCATGGTTAGAACAATTAATTCCAATTGCAATTAGCGTTAAGAAACACAAAAAGCACACCAAATTGATTGTACATGCATTAATCTTAATCGCGAGAAAATTAGATGATGACTATTACCAGCTTGATTCAATCTATGAACAAAAACTAATACATTTATTTAACAAACTTAAAGCAGAGCACAACCAAGTAGAGCTAATTAAATCTGTCAACCAACTAGATATTGACACTTCACGATATCTTTATGGTAATGACTTGCCACTTGGATTAACACTTTAA
- a CDS encoding DUF2807 domain-containing protein, with translation MKRKLISLFIFIIVIAVLFIILLSIRNYYLAYGEPQSRYGSGKLSTKSYLVENTGCLQLQGTFRLNIVQSHQSMVTIKVDENLIPLIEVKNYSGCLLVQARPGYLIKPSQPMEVIIKTKKFNKLDAKGNIVFDARSLKSKNLTLNLSGNTYGHVEGASKNMTVNASGASSLHAINLQTQNTTINASGSANLYVDSQDNLLIKASGNVKVVYKGNPSLAKQISRSVKVVSWQNRQQDDTIQSTLIETIVGK, from the coding sequence ATGAAACGTAAGTTAATTTCATTATTTATATTTATCATTGTTATAGCAGTACTATTTATTATATTACTGAGCATTAGAAACTATTATTTGGCTTATGGCGAACCACAATCTCGTTATGGCAGCGGAAAACTAAGCACCAAATCATACTTAGTTGAAAACACAGGCTGTCTTCAGTTACAAGGCACATTCAGACTTAATATTGTACAATCTCATCAATCAATGGTAACGATTAAAGTAGATGAAAACTTAATTCCGCTTATTGAAGTTAAAAATTACTCCGGTTGTTTACTTGTACAAGCACGACCTGGTTATTTGATTAAACCAAGTCAACCTATGGAAGTTATTATAAAAACAAAAAAATTTAATAAGCTAGATGCAAAAGGTAATATTGTTTTTGATGCTAGAAGTCTAAAAAGTAAAAACCTAACACTTAATTTATCTGGTAACACTTACGGGCACGTTGAGGGTGCATCAAAAAATATGACAGTTAATGCATCTGGTGCATCTTCACTACATGCCATTAACCTCCAAACGCAAAATACAACAATCAATGCTTCAGGTTCTGCTAATTTGTATGTTGACAGCCAAGATAACCTACTGATTAAGGCCAGTGGCAATGTTAAAGTTGTCTATAAAGGCAACCCTTCATTAGCAAAACAGATATCACGCTCAGTTAAAGTTGTTTCATGGCAAAACCGTCAGCAAGATGATACTATACAGTCTACGTTAATTGAGACAATCGTAGGTAAATAA